The Leptospira brenneri genome includes a window with the following:
- a CDS encoding bleomycin resistance protein, translating to MIKKSIPQLPSLDLLKSKKFYEEKLGFKTLKEYDDILLLEKDGFELHLWLCDDPSIPQNSSVYYHVDSIDSMYADYNNKGIVHKNAHLSDKPWGMREFYVLDLDGNLLKFGKTIEN from the coding sequence ATGATTAAAAAATCAATTCCACAATTACCATCTTTAGATCTTTTAAAGTCCAAAAAATTTTATGAAGAAAAATTAGGATTTAAAACTCTAAAAGAGTACGATGATATTCTTTTATTGGAAAAAGATGGATTCGAATTGCATTTATGGTTATGTGATGATCCATCCATTCCTCAGAATTCTAGTGTTTACTATCATGTCGATTCCATAGATTCTATGTATGCAGACTACAATAACAAAGGAATTGTCCATAAAAATGCCCATCTTTCGGATAAACCTTGGGGTATGAGAGAATTCTATGTTTTGGATTTGGATGGCAATTTATTAAAGTTTGGAAAAACGATAGAAAATTAA
- a CDS encoding START domain-containing protein, translating into MTKKNILTLALVGISLLSSVSTLLAQSPEWSESKRKKGIQVLTRPFAGSNLDEFLGRTEVDASISQIIALLTDPASCKNLYHQCKELTVLSGTEKKSVVYLRNGAPWPVNDRDLIMDRGFEQNEKTLATVMKIKRLDSNLRPPPSGVTRMENFEGVWRIIPQTNGKLKIEYQAHFEPGGSVPQSVINLVLTDTPYESLLNVQKLVEEGKHKDAKFDWIKEPAKSNSN; encoded by the coding sequence ATGACAAAAAAAAATATCCTCACACTCGCTTTGGTAGGAATTTCTCTCCTATCTAGTGTATCCACCCTTCTTGCTCAGTCACCAGAATGGTCTGAGTCTAAAAGGAAAAAAGGAATCCAAGTTTTGACTCGTCCTTTTGCCGGTTCCAACTTAGATGAATTTTTAGGTAGAACAGAAGTGGATGCTTCTATTTCTCAAATCATTGCCCTACTGACTGATCCCGCTTCCTGTAAAAATCTTTACCACCAATGTAAAGAACTAACGGTGCTTTCTGGTACAGAAAAAAAATCGGTTGTGTATCTTAGAAATGGTGCCCCCTGGCCAGTGAATGATCGCGATTTAATTATGGATCGTGGTTTTGAACAAAATGAAAAAACTTTAGCCACTGTCATGAAGATCAAACGACTCGATTCAAACTTGCGACCACCTCCATCTGGTGTAACACGTATGGAAAACTTTGAAGGTGTTTGGCGGATCATTCCTCAAACCAATGGAAAACTAAAAATTGAATACCAAGCACATTTTGAACCAGGTGGTTCCGTCCCACAATCGGTAATTAATCTTGTTTTAACAGATACTCCTTATGAATCCCTTCTCAACGTACAAAAGTTAGTGGAAGAGGGAAAACATAAAGACGCAAAATTTGATTGGATCAAAGAACCGGCGAAAAGTAATTCCAATTAA
- a CDS encoding serine hydrolase domain-containing protein, whose protein sequence is MKFHSYLTLVFLLPFCFFGNCLKSVETDKEARSILFAGIAGSCFTIDSCFDQYAKTTDEGASFQVYDQSGNRIYARQSILDYNTYLPIASGSKWVTAITAMRAIDCNTNSGTYAGCGTVTTGTCATGGTLSLSRTTSEILGWTGTKGTITLRQLLSFTSGLNAGGGNGSGQATCISTLPIGATATQKDTCVNEIRDQSTGTPGALFQYNSNHMAVAQRMLEVSCGKTWTTMFTQLIVTPLGWDASQAVWKGNYRTNEDTDGSLSGAFGLSISPEHYARMLNVLLTNGTAKNASGANIANFLSTTSVTEILQDQYNGAKIGYSQFSAFGYRWQYGLGNWRFCTTTDIPAECDKDLISHSIGINGFYPWVDKNRNYMAILAVNNTGRKNGLSLLSASSTSLFFAETVRPLIHLQIGK, encoded by the coding sequence ATGAAATTTCATTCCTATTTAACCTTAGTGTTTCTCTTACCATTTTGTTTTTTTGGAAATTGTTTAAAGTCTGTTGAGACTGACAAAGAAGCAAGATCTATCCTTTTTGCAGGAATTGCCGGATCTTGTTTTACCATCGATTCTTGTTTTGATCAGTATGCAAAAACAACAGATGAAGGTGCTAGTTTTCAAGTTTATGACCAGTCGGGTAACAGAATCTATGCGAGACAATCCATTTTAGATTATAATACTTACCTACCGATTGCTTCTGGATCCAAATGGGTGACTGCCATCACAGCCATGCGAGCCATTGATTGTAATACCAACAGTGGAACTTATGCTGGTTGTGGAACGGTTACGACTGGTACTTGTGCGACAGGAGGAACTTTGTCTTTAAGCAGAACCACAAGCGAAATTCTTGGATGGACAGGAACAAAAGGAACCATCACTCTCCGCCAATTATTATCTTTTACCTCAGGTCTCAACGCTGGAGGTGGAAACGGATCAGGACAAGCGACTTGTATTTCTACGTTACCTATCGGAGCAACAGCTACTCAAAAAGATACTTGTGTGAATGAAATTCGTGACCAATCTACAGGAACTCCAGGTGCTTTATTCCAATACAATTCCAACCATATGGCAGTCGCACAACGTATGTTAGAAGTATCTTGTGGTAAAACTTGGACTACAATGTTTACACAACTCATTGTGACTCCATTAGGTTGGGATGCAAGCCAAGCGGTTTGGAAAGGGAACTACCGAACAAACGAAGATACAGATGGTAGTTTATCTGGAGCTTTTGGACTTTCTATTTCCCCAGAACACTATGCTCGTATGTTAAATGTTCTTCTCACAAACGGAACAGCCAAAAATGCATCTGGTGCCAATATCGCCAATTTTCTATCTACAACTTCGGTAACAGAGATCTTACAAGACCAATACAACGGAGCAAAGATTGGGTATTCTCAATTCTCAGCTTTCGGATATCGCTGGCAATATGGTCTTGGCAATTGGAGATTTTGTACCACAACGGATATCCCTGCAGAATGTGATAAAGACCTAATTTCTCATAGCATTGGCATCAATGGCTTCTATCCATGGGTGGACAAAAATCGAAACTATATGGCAATCCTTGCAGTAAATAATACAGGCAGAAAAAATGGATTGAGTTTGTTATCAGCTTCATCAACCTCATTATTCTTTGCAGAAACTGTGAGACCACTCATTCATTTACAAATAGGAAAGTAA
- a CDS encoding TIGR04452 family lipoprotein, with amino-acid sequence MKQIFISILFFIFLTNCMLTEGIGIPTYGAIKGSEAKKRISDAIFEAESTASAFWLAQSGMKGGQGPISPLLLINGFLTKALYSYVSKIEDSESFMESSVLQCESDIRTKGALVLGSIYDGLTTVGGVARDALLLPEFASCDLEKTGKIITIEPVRF; translated from the coding sequence ATGAAACAAATTTTTATATCCATTCTTTTCTTTATTTTTCTGACAAATTGTATGCTGACTGAAGGTATAGGAATTCCTACTTACGGTGCCATCAAAGGTTCGGAAGCAAAAAAAAGAATTTCAGATGCGATTTTTGAAGCTGAATCGACCGCTTCTGCTTTTTGGTTGGCACAATCAGGAATGAAAGGAGGGCAAGGCCCGATTTCCCCTCTCCTCCTCATCAATGGTTTTCTAACCAAAGCCTTATATTCGTATGTTTCCAAGATTGAAGATAGTGAATCCTTTATGGAGTCATCTGTTTTACAATGTGAATCCGACATTCGTACCAAAGGAGCTTTGGTTTTAGGTAGTATTTATGATGGTTTAACAACTGTTGGGGGAGTGGCGCGAGATGCATTATTACTCCCAGAATTTGCTTCTTGTGATTTAGAAAAAACGGGAAAAATCATAACGATCGAACCGGTTCGGTTTTAA
- a CDS encoding class I SAM-dependent methyltransferase encodes MKRSLNFSFHHMIRIPEPELMDDPIQAESYAKADFETAHSFLVRKFQDRLPLRFIPESILDLGCGPGDMSSRLYSQFPNANFTFLDGSEFMLDLCKKRMGTLVSEKRKNKIQFKKELIQDFVPESPFDLIFSNSLLHHLHDPFDFWAGVQRSIHEDSFIFISDLMRPDSLTNANQLIERYANNEPEILKRDFYNSLLAAYRIEEVKEMLEIVRLDSKLIVEPVTDRHWICHSKPK; translated from the coding sequence ATGAAGCGGTCCCTTAACTTTTCCTTTCACCACATGATTCGAATTCCAGAGCCTGAGCTTATGGATGACCCCATCCAAGCAGAATCTTATGCTAAGGCTGATTTTGAAACGGCACATTCGTTTCTTGTGCGAAAGTTTCAAGATCGGCTCCCTTTACGATTCATACCCGAATCCATTTTGGACTTGGGTTGTGGACCGGGAGATATGTCTTCTCGGTTGTATTCCCAGTTTCCAAATGCGAATTTTACTTTTTTAGATGGTTCCGAATTCATGTTGGATCTTTGTAAGAAGCGTATGGGTACACTAGTCTCAGAAAAAAGAAAGAATAAAATTCAATTTAAAAAAGAACTCATTCAGGATTTTGTTCCCGAATCCCCATTTGATTTAATATTTTCAAATTCGTTGTTACACCATCTTCATGATCCATTTGATTTTTGGGCGGGTGTTCAGAGATCAATCCACGAAGATAGTTTTATTTTTATTTCTGATTTGATGCGTCCAGATTCATTAACCAACGCAAACCAACTAATAGAACGTTATGCGAACAATGAGCCAGAAATTCTCAAAAGAGATTTTTATAACAGTTTACTTGCTGCTTATCGTATAGAGGAAGTAAAAGAAATGTTAGAAATAGTTCGGTTAGATTCGAAGCTAATCGTAGAACCTGTTACGGATAGACATTGGATTTGTCATTCGAAACCAAAATAA
- a CDS encoding TerB family tellurite resistance protein has translation MAKKIVQNLKQVKGNKNKHPESIQSTLDIESDLHIEYAKVLLSLWSYACNADGQFKKKEGDIVGELVNVLFEPGCLLSGFQAQKKPVLEILSKTFENPLPMKTITKVVSDNDEYALNFFEDAVCIVASDGALNQEEIRFLEDLAEELKISHMDKVRVEKKYLT, from the coding sequence ATGGCAAAAAAAATCGTTCAAAATTTGAAACAAGTCAAAGGGAATAAAAACAAACATCCAGAATCGATCCAATCGACTCTAGATATTGAAAGTGACCTGCACATTGAATATGCCAAAGTCCTACTTAGTTTGTGGTCGTATGCTTGTAATGCCGATGGTCAGTTCAAAAAAAAGGAAGGAGATATCGTCGGAGAACTTGTGAACGTACTCTTTGAACCAGGTTGCCTCCTCAGTGGGTTCCAAGCTCAGAAAAAACCAGTTTTAGAAATTCTTTCCAAAACTTTTGAAAATCCGCTTCCGATGAAAACCATTACCAAAGTAGTTTCGGATAACGACGAATATGCTTTGAATTTTTTTGAGGATGCAGTCTGCATTGTGGCTTCTGATGGAGCCTTAAATCAGGAAGAAATACGATTTTTAGAAGATTTGGCAGAGGAACTAAAAATCAGCCATATGGACAAAGTTAGGGTCGAAAAAAAATACCTTACCTAA
- the metG gene encoding methionine--tRNA ligase → MSKNILVTSALPYANGSIHLGHVLEAVQTDVWVRFQKLVGNNCYFFCADDTHGTPIMIAAKKAGKTPESMIEEVQKEHYKDLTAFGVSYDNYYTTNSEENKKFSESIYLTLKKNGHIVARNIEQSYCEHDKMFLPDRFIKGTCPKCGSKDQYGDSCEVCGTSYSPKDLKDSYCSMCGTKPVLKESKHLFFKLQDFQSQLQTWMEEGSRLNEGAQKKLKEWFTSGLQEWDISRDGPYFGFAIPEEENKYFYVWLDAPVGYMASSLNFFKDEKKFNEFWKDGKGEIIHFIGKDILYFHGLFWPAMLMGSGYQTPAQLNVHGFLTVNGEKMSKSRGTFINASTFVKFLDVEHFRFYMACRLGPGMEDVDISFDDYVSRVNSDLIGNLVNLVSRVSTSILDKMDRKLGVLSLEGKSLVAELLSKESEIREAYESRNYSKVMREITGLGDKVNKYVNDYAPWNLIKTDVEKAREVVTTSLNCAKILFTYLAPVTPNIVGSLASLFQVPNLSFLNLNETLENKVLGPYQMLSKRVEEKNISLMIQETKEVFEKANPEKSKLDQGKTQNPDSGSATATVSEDGFITIDELSKVELRVGLIVEANPVEGADKLLFVKVNLGEKGIKNVFAGIKASYTAEELVGKKVVVVANLKPRQMKFGLSEAMLLASGKEKTLSLFVPDRDANPGDLLK, encoded by the coding sequence ATGTCGAAAAATATACTAGTTACAAGCGCTCTTCCCTATGCGAACGGTTCCATCCATTTGGGTCATGTTTTAGAAGCAGTCCAAACAGATGTATGGGTACGTTTTCAAAAGTTAGTTGGGAACAATTGTTATTTTTTCTGTGCCGATGATACACACGGAACACCGATTATGATTGCTGCGAAAAAAGCAGGCAAAACTCCCGAGTCCATGATCGAAGAAGTGCAAAAAGAACACTACAAAGATCTAACCGCTTTTGGTGTTTCGTATGATAACTATTATACGACAAATTCGGAAGAAAATAAAAAATTCTCGGAATCCATTTATCTCACTCTAAAGAAAAACGGACATATTGTTGCAAGGAACATTGAACAGTCATATTGCGAACATGATAAAATGTTTTTACCTGATCGTTTTATTAAGGGGACTTGTCCTAAATGTGGGTCCAAAGATCAATATGGTGACTCTTGCGAAGTATGCGGAACCAGTTATTCTCCGAAAGATTTAAAAGATTCTTACTGTTCTATGTGCGGAACCAAACCCGTTCTCAAAGAATCAAAACATTTATTTTTTAAACTCCAGGACTTTCAATCTCAATTACAAACTTGGATGGAAGAAGGAAGTCGTTTGAATGAGGGTGCGCAAAAAAAATTAAAGGAATGGTTCACCTCTGGATTACAAGAATGGGATATCAGTCGTGATGGCCCTTACTTTGGATTTGCGATTCCAGAAGAAGAAAACAAATATTTTTATGTTTGGTTGGATGCACCAGTTGGGTATATGGCTTCATCTTTAAACTTTTTTAAGGATGAAAAAAAATTCAATGAGTTCTGGAAGGATGGCAAAGGGGAAATCATTCACTTCATTGGAAAAGACATTTTGTACTTTCATGGTCTTTTTTGGCCCGCCATGCTTATGGGATCTGGTTACCAAACGCCGGCTCAACTTAACGTTCATGGATTTTTGACAGTCAATGGAGAGAAAATGTCAAAATCGCGAGGAACATTTATCAATGCTTCTACATTTGTTAAATTTTTAGATGTGGAACATTTTCGATTTTATATGGCCTGTCGTTTGGGTCCAGGAATGGAAGACGTAGACATTTCCTTTGATGATTATGTATCGAGGGTAAACTCAGACTTAATTGGAAATTTAGTGAATTTAGTTTCGCGGGTTTCTACGTCTATTTTAGATAAAATGGATCGGAAGTTAGGAGTTCTTTCTTTGGAAGGAAAATCTCTTGTAGCAGAACTTCTTTCGAAAGAGTCAGAAATTCGTGAAGCTTATGAGTCGCGTAATTATTCTAAGGTGATGCGAGAAATTACCGGACTTGGGGATAAAGTCAATAAATATGTAAATGATTATGCTCCTTGGAATCTAATCAAAACGGATGTGGAAAAAGCAAGAGAGGTGGTCACAACATCGCTTAACTGTGCTAAGATTCTATTCACTTATTTGGCACCGGTGACACCAAATATAGTTGGTTCTTTGGCATCTCTATTCCAAGTGCCAAACTTAAGTTTTTTAAATCTCAATGAAACTTTGGAAAACAAAGTTCTGGGGCCATACCAAATGTTATCAAAACGTGTAGAGGAAAAAAATATTTCACTTATGATTCAGGAAACAAAAGAAGTATTTGAAAAAGCAAATCCTGAAAAGTCTAAACTGGACCAAGGAAAAACACAAAATCCTGATTCAGGTTCGGCGACTGCTACTGTATCTGAAGACGGATTTATTACCATCGATGAACTTTCTAAAGTGGAACTAAGGGTGGGACTCATTGTCGAGGCAAATCCTGTGGAGGGAGCCGACAAACTTTTGTTTGTGAAAGTAAACTTGGGAGAAAAGGGAATCAAAAATGTTTTTGCTGGAATCAAAGCCAGTTACACTGCAGAAGAATTGGTTGGAAAAAAGGTGGTGGTGGTTGCCAATTTAAAACCGCGCCAAATGAAATTCGGCCTTTCGGAAGCGATGTTACTCGCATCAGGTAAAGAAAAAACTTTATCTTTATTTGTTCCTGATCGCGATGCAAATCCTGGTGACCTTTTAAAATAA
- a CDS encoding adenylate/guanylate cyclase domain-containing protein gives MATKSEQILREKEIEGIKFSLYGKILIFSLLTIVTFFVAQTLFEILTITCISLVFNVVLYILSKFLKRGKLVSFVGIFCVVIDLFIITILPFIWYNAVGGESQVPRTYLIKTYLHFIIAATLVMNAFSIQPIYPMIYALGVVVSQAGILVYAQQDPRFVSTENFKEAFLGPAAHVNNYIFSMGIIGVLGFFLAFLTYRVRRTIFYAVNNEVKMSQLSRYFSPNIVAEMNHAEDDFFKPGGKETTIAVLFCDIVGFTQISETLGPEKTMALLSEYHGFMLDVVFEHRGTLDKFIGDGMMVTFGTPISDKTDATNAVQAGIAMFRALSLWNQKRETNGEKPIAIRIGIHYGPVVVGNVGVEKRLEYTVIGDTVNAASRLESLGKELKRNFLISKELYDQISLESKQNLKVKSMGTLSLRGKTKTTEILSVEITL, from the coding sequence ATGGCAACAAAGTCGGAACAAATTTTACGAGAGAAGGAGATTGAAGGGATTAAGTTTAGTCTTTATGGCAAAATTTTAATCTTTTCTCTTCTCACGATTGTCACCTTCTTTGTTGCACAAACTTTATTTGAAATTTTAACTATCACCTGCATTTCGTTAGTTTTTAATGTCGTTTTATATATTTTGTCCAAGTTTTTGAAACGAGGGAAACTTGTTTCTTTTGTTGGGATTTTTTGTGTGGTGATCGATTTATTCATCATCACCATTTTACCATTTATTTGGTACAATGCTGTCGGTGGGGAGTCGCAAGTTCCTCGAACCTATTTAATCAAAACCTATTTGCATTTTATCATCGCGGCCACTTTGGTGATGAATGCGTTTAGCATCCAACCCATTTACCCGATGATTTATGCATTAGGGGTTGTGGTTAGCCAAGCAGGGATTTTGGTTTATGCACAACAAGACCCAAGATTTGTAAGTACTGAAAATTTTAAAGAAGCCTTTCTTGGACCTGCTGCCCATGTAAATAATTATATTTTTTCTATGGGAATCATCGGTGTTCTTGGATTCTTTTTAGCCTTTCTTACCTATCGTGTTAGGCGAACTATTTTTTATGCAGTCAACAATGAAGTGAAGATGTCTCAACTTTCTCGTTACTTTTCACCAAATATAGTAGCGGAAATGAACCATGCAGAAGATGATTTTTTTAAACCTGGTGGCAAAGAAACAACCATTGCTGTTTTGTTTTGTGATATCGTTGGGTTCACACAAATTTCAGAAACTCTTGGCCCTGAAAAAACAATGGCCTTACTTTCAGAATACCATGGTTTTATGTTAGATGTGGTTTTCGAACATAGGGGAACTTTGGATAAATTCATCGGTGATGGGATGATGGTGACTTTTGGAACTCCAATATCTGACAAAACAGATGCCACGAACGCGGTACAAGCAGGGATTGCCATGTTTCGAGCTTTATCTCTTTGGAACCAAAAACGGGAAACCAACGGAGAAAAACCGATTGCTATCCGAATTGGAATTCATTATGGACCAGTCGTAGTGGGCAATGTGGGAGTAGAAAAAAGATTAGAATACACTGTCATAGGGGATACAGTCAACGCGGCAAGTCGACTTGAATCCTTAGGTAAGGAATTGAAACGAAACTTTCTAATCTCTAAAGAATTGTATGATCAAATTTCACTTGAGTCCAAACAGAATCTAAAGGTCAAATCTATGGGCACTTTATCCCTTCGTGGAAAAACCAAAACAACTGAAATTTTATCTGTAGAGATAACTTTATGA
- a CDS encoding phosphoribosyl-AMP cyclohydrolase, which translates to MIKLPSGKDITIISKPSLDSKEVNLRVVTSKGAEEFLNHFEFNKKQLFVDCDEDALLEIDPNLPLENKQLLWENGNLKFSSEEWKTFQESIPPLSPFLAQDNSGKDLMLAWGKKESLLSAVETGLGTYFSRSRNGKWVKGEESGHLQNLTAIYVHSNPFFIQYITGQIGAACHTGYYSCFFRELGVNDSISFVYPKKVGE; encoded by the coding sequence ATGATCAAACTTCCTTCGGGCAAAGACATCACCATCATTTCGAAACCATCCTTGGATTCCAAAGAAGTAAATTTACGAGTGGTTACTTCCAAAGGAGCAGAAGAATTTCTGAATCATTTTGAATTTAATAAAAAACAATTGTTTGTCGACTGTGATGAAGATGCTTTATTAGAAATTGATCCAAATCTTCCATTAGAAAACAAACAATTGTTATGGGAAAACGGAAATTTAAAGTTTTCATCAGAGGAATGGAAAACCTTTCAGGAATCCATTCCTCCGCTTTCTCCATTTCTTGCTCAGGACAATTCAGGAAAGGATTTGATGTTGGCCTGGGGTAAAAAAGAAAGTTTGTTATCAGCAGTAGAAACTGGGCTTGGAACCTATTTCAGTCGGTCAAGGAATGGAAAATGGGTGAAAGGAGAAGAGTCGGGTCATCTTCAGAATTTAACTGCAATTTATGTTCATTCTAATCCATTTTTTATACAATACATTACGGGCCAAATCGGAGCGGCTTGTCATACAGGATATTATTCTTGTTTTTTTCGTGAACTCGGTGTGAATGATTCTATTTCCTTCGTCTATCCGAAGAAGGTAGGAGAGTAG
- a CDS encoding rhodanese-like domain-containing protein codes for MNRIVIIVLVVVCIIFIVYKLKSSFGANQTQLKEKIDAGALVVDVRTVAEFQSGHFPGAVNIPVDQVSKRLDEFGDKNKSIIVYCASGGRSGSAKSFLESVGYRDVTNAGGLSNMPNL; via the coding sequence TTGAATCGTATTGTTATCATTGTTTTAGTTGTTGTTTGTATTATTTTTATTGTTTATAAACTTAAATCTTCCTTTGGCGCAAACCAAACTCAATTAAAAGAGAAAATAGATGCTGGTGCTTTGGTTGTCGATGTAAGAACCGTTGCTGAATTCCAGTCTGGTCATTTTCCTGGAGCGGTCAATATTCCTGTAGATCAAGTTTCCAAAAGATTAGATGAATTTGGTGATAAAAATAAATCCATCATTGTTTATTGTGCTTCAGGTGGTCGCAGTGGGAGTGCTAAATCTTTTTTAGAGTCTGTTGGTTATCGTGACGTCACCAATGCAGGTGGACTTTCCAATATGCCAAATCTTTAA
- a CDS encoding nuclear transport factor 2 family protein, giving the protein MHANEELIQKFYTAFQNKDGQTMVSCYHPEIEFQDPAFGHLKGKEAGAMWLMLLERSQGLTIRFSNIKADDSKGSADWEADYSFSKTGRLVQNKIHANFTFKEGKILIHKDHFSMWKWLGMAMGPVGYLLGWWPALGNKVRKEAVTGLQLYMKRKRM; this is encoded by the coding sequence ATGCATGCAAATGAAGAGTTAATTCAAAAGTTTTATACGGCCTTTCAAAATAAAGATGGGCAAACTATGGTCAGTTGTTACCATCCCGAAATCGAATTCCAAGATCCAGCCTTTGGCCATTTAAAAGGAAAGGAAGCTGGAGCAATGTGGCTTATGTTACTCGAACGTAGCCAAGGTCTTACCATTCGATTTTCTAATATCAAAGCGGATGATTCTAAAGGATCTGCAGATTGGGAAGCAGATTATAGTTTTAGTAAAACTGGTCGGTTAGTTCAAAACAAAATCCACGCAAATTTTACCTTTAAAGAAGGAAAGATCCTGATTCATAAAGATCATTTTTCCATGTGGAAATGGTTAGGAATGGCTATGGGTCCAGTTGGTTATTTACTCGGTTGGTGGCCAGCACTCGGAAACAAGGTCCGTAAAGAGGCAGTGACTGGATTACAATTGTATATGAAACGAAAACGAATGTAG
- a CDS encoding SRPBCC family protein has translation MKRIVLFAFGTSFLLIGLVVLFLAVGFFQDPKFHAETSEWLKAEPEDIWAYVTDIKDLPNRRKEVVAIKILETKPDGTVTKWEETPDMGGYMIFELRESIQNKLWKIELTDASFKMRGTWTYTLERKIPGTVVTITEDSEITSIPVRGAYFLAGRDATLQKEMELIHNRFSGR, from the coding sequence ATGAAACGAATTGTTCTCTTTGCTTTTGGAACGAGTTTTTTACTCATTGGCCTTGTTGTTCTTTTTTTAGCCGTAGGTTTTTTTCAAGATCCGAAATTTCACGCGGAAACCAGTGAATGGTTGAAAGCTGAACCAGAAGATATCTGGGCTTATGTGACAGATATCAAAGACCTCCCCAATCGCCGGAAGGAAGTAGTTGCGATTAAAATTTTAGAAACTAAGCCGGACGGAACCGTGACCAAATGGGAAGAAACACCGGATATGGGTGGGTATATGATTTTTGAGCTTCGAGAGTCCATTCAAAACAAACTTTGGAAAATTGAACTCACAGATGCCAGTTTTAAAATGCGCGGGACTTGGACTTATACTTTGGAACGAAAAATTCCAGGTACGGTTGTTACCATCACCGAAGATTCGGAAATTACAAGTATTCCTGTCAGAGGGGCTTACTTCCTGGCCGGTCGTGATGCCACTCTTCAGAAGGAGATGGAACTTATTCACAACCGGTTTAGCGGGCGTTAA